From Vitis vinifera cultivar Pinot Noir 40024 chromosome 14, ASM3070453v1, a single genomic window includes:
- the LOC100244207 gene encoding alpha-crystallin domain-containing protein 22.3: protein MESTAGPSHIHGTKKKEPKPVGPQPQVLAVAPLNSMPYIGPDMSYSLPTEADGGAPQRVRPDIIFMPFGPMEEEPDIAVTKNGVGLTGSAAMGKVGSSFGLVDIGEFEDSYLFRVSLPGAARDERRFSCDIKPDGNILIKGVTTTGEKIVCRNFQIFKMQTQNLCPPGHFSISFQLPGPVDDQQISGGFGINGIFEGIVKKR from the exons ATGGAATCTACGGCCGG GCCTTCTCATATCcatggaacaaaaaaaaaagaaccaaaaccTGTTGGTCCTCAGCCGCAAGTACTTGCCGTGGCCCCTCTCAATAGCATGCCATATATTGGCCCTGATATGTCCTATTCATTGCCAACTGAAGCAGATGGTGGGGCTCCACAAAGAGTTAGGCCAGATATAATATTTATGCCTTTTGGCCCAATGGAGGAAGAGCCAGATATAGCTGTCACGAAAAATGGAGTTGGGCTGACAGGGAGTGCAGCCATGGGAAAGGTGGGATCAAGTTTTGGACTGGTTGACATTGGTGAGTTTGAGGATTCATATCTATTCCGTGTGTCCCTCCCAGGGGCGGCAAGAGATGAAA GAAGATTCAGTTGTGATATTAAACCTGATGGCAATATTTTGATAAAGGGGGTAACAACAACAGGTGAGAAAATAGTGTGCAGGAActtccaaatttttaaaatgcaaaCCCAAAATCTATGCCCGCCAGGGCACTTTTCTATCTCGTTCCAGCTGCCAGGTCCAGTTGATGATCAACAAATCTCTGGTGGTTTTGGAATtaatgggatttttgaagggaTCGTGAAGAAAAGATAA
- the LOC100258035 gene encoding nuclear transcription factor Y subunit C-9 isoform X5 — MDHQGHGQTPVMGMAGSAAQLPYGTNPYQHNQMGGTPTSGSVVTSVGTIQSPGHPAGAQLAQHQLAYQHMHHQQQQQLQQQLQSFWANQHQEIEKATDFKNHSLPLARIKKIMKADEDVRMISAEAPVVFARACEMFILELTLRSWNHTEENKRRTLQKNDIAAAITRTDIFDFLVDIVPREDLKDEVLTSIPRGTMPVGGASDTVPYYYMPAQHSPQVGTPGMIMGKPVMDPALYAQQPHPYMGQSMWQSQAPQQEHSPSDS, encoded by the coding sequence ATGGATCATCAAGGGCATGGACAAACCCCAGTAATGGGAATGGCTGGTAGTGCAGCTCAGTTGCCATATGGGACAAACCCTTATCAACATAACCAAATGGGTGGAACCCCTACTTCCGGATCAGTAGTGACATCAGTTGGGACCATTCAGTCTCCAGGGCATCCAGCAGGGGCTCAGCTTGCACAACACCAGCTTGCTTATCAGCATATGCACCACCAGCAGCAACAGCAGCTACAGCAACAACTCCAGTCTTTCTGGGCAAATCAGCATCAAGAAATCGAGAAGGCTACTGATTTTAAGAACCATAGCCTTCCCTTGGCAAGAATCAAGAAGATCATGAAGGCAGACGAGGATGTAAGGATGATATCAGCCGAGGCACCAGTGGTATTTGCTAGGGCATGTGAAATGTTCATTTTGGAGTTAACTTTGCGCTCTTGGAATCacacagaagaaaacaaaaggagGACTCTGCAAAAGAACGATATTGCTGCAGCTATCACAAGGACTGATATCTTTGACTTTTTGGTTGACATTGTGCCAAGAGAGGATCTCAAAGATGAAGTACTCACGTCAATCCCAAGAGGAACCATGCCAGTTGGGGGGGCCTCTGACACAGTCCCTTACTACTATATGCCTGCTCAACACTCGCCTCAGGTTGGCACGCCTGGGATGATCATGGGCAAGCCTGTTATGGATCCTGCTTTATATGCCCAACAGCCTCACCCCTACATGGGTCAATCAATGTGGCAATCACAGGCACCACAGCAAGAGCATTCACCCTCAGATTCTTAG
- the LOC100258035 gene encoding nuclear transcription factor Y subunit C-9 isoform X2 — MGSCNHICLSMDHQGHGQTPVMGMAGSAAQLPYGTNPYQHNQMGGTPTSGSVVTSVGTIQSPGHPAGAQLAQHQLAYQHMHHQQQQQLQQQLQSFWANQHQEIEKATDFKNHSLPLARIKKIMKADEDVRMISAEAPVVFARACEMFILELTLRSWNHTEENKRRTLQKNDIAAAITRTDIFDFLVDIVPREDLKDEVLTSIPRGTMPVGGASDTVPYYYMPAQHSPQVGTPGMIMGKPVMDPALYAQQPHPYMGQSMWQSQAPQQEHSPSDS; from the coding sequence CAATGGATCATCAAGGGCATGGACAAACCCCAGTAATGGGAATGGCTGGTAGTGCAGCTCAGTTGCCATATGGGACAAACCCTTATCAACATAACCAAATGGGTGGAACCCCTACTTCCGGATCAGTAGTGACATCAGTTGGGACCATTCAGTCTCCAGGGCATCCAGCAGGGGCTCAGCTTGCACAACACCAGCTTGCTTATCAGCATATGCACCACCAGCAGCAACAGCAGCTACAGCAACAACTCCAGTCTTTCTGGGCAAATCAGCATCAAGAAATCGAGAAGGCTACTGATTTTAAGAACCATAGCCTTCCCTTGGCAAGAATCAAGAAGATCATGAAGGCAGACGAGGATGTAAGGATGATATCAGCCGAGGCACCAGTGGTATTTGCTAGGGCATGTGAAATGTTCATTTTGGAGTTAACTTTGCGCTCTTGGAATCacacagaagaaaacaaaaggagGACTCTGCAAAAGAACGATATTGCTGCAGCTATCACAAGGACTGATATCTTTGACTTTTTGGTTGACATTGTGCCAAGAGAGGATCTCAAAGATGAAGTACTCACGTCAATCCCAAGAGGAACCATGCCAGTTGGGGGGGCCTCTGACACAGTCCCTTACTACTATATGCCTGCTCAACACTCGCCTCAGGTTGGCACGCCTGGGATGATCATGGGCAAGCCTGTTATGGATCCTGCTTTATATGCCCAACAGCCTCACCCCTACATGGGTCAATCAATGTGGCAATCACAGGCACCACAGCAAGAGCATTCACCCTCAGATTCTTAG
- the LOC100258035 gene encoding nuclear transcription factor Y subunit C-9 isoform X4 yields the protein MGSSMDHQGHGQTPVMGMAGSAAQLPYGTNPYQHNQMGGTPTSGSVVTSVGTIQSPGHPAGAQLAQHQLAYQHMHHQQQQQLQQQLQSFWANQHQEIEKATDFKNHSLPLARIKKIMKADEDVRMISAEAPVVFARACEMFILELTLRSWNHTEENKRRTLQKNDIAAAITRTDIFDFLVDIVPREDLKDEVLTSIPRGTMPVGGASDTVPYYYMPAQHSPQVGTPGMIMGKPVMDPALYAQQPHPYMGQSMWQSQAPQQEHSPSDS from the coding sequence CAATGGATCATCAAGGGCATGGACAAACCCCAGTAATGGGAATGGCTGGTAGTGCAGCTCAGTTGCCATATGGGACAAACCCTTATCAACATAACCAAATGGGTGGAACCCCTACTTCCGGATCAGTAGTGACATCAGTTGGGACCATTCAGTCTCCAGGGCATCCAGCAGGGGCTCAGCTTGCACAACACCAGCTTGCTTATCAGCATATGCACCACCAGCAGCAACAGCAGCTACAGCAACAACTCCAGTCTTTCTGGGCAAATCAGCATCAAGAAATCGAGAAGGCTACTGATTTTAAGAACCATAGCCTTCCCTTGGCAAGAATCAAGAAGATCATGAAGGCAGACGAGGATGTAAGGATGATATCAGCCGAGGCACCAGTGGTATTTGCTAGGGCATGTGAAATGTTCATTTTGGAGTTAACTTTGCGCTCTTGGAATCacacagaagaaaacaaaaggagGACTCTGCAAAAGAACGATATTGCTGCAGCTATCACAAGGACTGATATCTTTGACTTTTTGGTTGACATTGTGCCAAGAGAGGATCTCAAAGATGAAGTACTCACGTCAATCCCAAGAGGAACCATGCCAGTTGGGGGGGCCTCTGACACAGTCCCTTACTACTATATGCCTGCTCAACACTCGCCTCAGGTTGGCACGCCTGGGATGATCATGGGCAAGCCTGTTATGGATCCTGCTTTATATGCCCAACAGCCTCACCCCTACATGGGTCAATCAATGTGGCAATCACAGGCACCACAGCAAGAGCATTCACCCTCAGATTCTTAG
- the LOC100258035 gene encoding nuclear transcription factor Y subunit C-9 isoform X3, with amino-acid sequence MFMIAMDHQGHGQTPVMGMAGSAAQLPYGTNPYQHNQMGGTPTSGSVVTSVGTIQSPGHPAGAQLAQHQLAYQHMHHQQQQQLQQQLQSFWANQHQEIEKATDFKNHSLPLARIKKIMKADEDVRMISAEAPVVFARACEMFILELTLRSWNHTEENKRRTLQKNDIAAAITRTDIFDFLVDIVPREDLKDEVLTSIPRGTMPVGGASDTVPYYYMPAQHSPQVGTPGMIMGKPVMDPALYAQQPHPYMGQSMWQSQAPQQEHSPSDS; translated from the coding sequence GATAGCAATGGATCATCAAGGGCATGGACAAACCCCAGTAATGGGAATGGCTGGTAGTGCAGCTCAGTTGCCATATGGGACAAACCCTTATCAACATAACCAAATGGGTGGAACCCCTACTTCCGGATCAGTAGTGACATCAGTTGGGACCATTCAGTCTCCAGGGCATCCAGCAGGGGCTCAGCTTGCACAACACCAGCTTGCTTATCAGCATATGCACCACCAGCAGCAACAGCAGCTACAGCAACAACTCCAGTCTTTCTGGGCAAATCAGCATCAAGAAATCGAGAAGGCTACTGATTTTAAGAACCATAGCCTTCCCTTGGCAAGAATCAAGAAGATCATGAAGGCAGACGAGGATGTAAGGATGATATCAGCCGAGGCACCAGTGGTATTTGCTAGGGCATGTGAAATGTTCATTTTGGAGTTAACTTTGCGCTCTTGGAATCacacagaagaaaacaaaaggagGACTCTGCAAAAGAACGATATTGCTGCAGCTATCACAAGGACTGATATCTTTGACTTTTTGGTTGACATTGTGCCAAGAGAGGATCTCAAAGATGAAGTACTCACGTCAATCCCAAGAGGAACCATGCCAGTTGGGGGGGCCTCTGACACAGTCCCTTACTACTATATGCCTGCTCAACACTCGCCTCAGGTTGGCACGCCTGGGATGATCATGGGCAAGCCTGTTATGGATCCTGCTTTATATGCCCAACAGCCTCACCCCTACATGGGTCAATCAATGTGGCAATCACAGGCACCACAGCAAGAGCATTCACCCTCAGATTCTTAG
- the LOC100258035 gene encoding nuclear transcription factor Y subunit C-9 isoform X1 — protein MSRIYAYTCIQHGFMIAMDHQGHGQTPVMGMAGSAAQLPYGTNPYQHNQMGGTPTSGSVVTSVGTIQSPGHPAGAQLAQHQLAYQHMHHQQQQQLQQQLQSFWANQHQEIEKATDFKNHSLPLARIKKIMKADEDVRMISAEAPVVFARACEMFILELTLRSWNHTEENKRRTLQKNDIAAAITRTDIFDFLVDIVPREDLKDEVLTSIPRGTMPVGGASDTVPYYYMPAQHSPQVGTPGMIMGKPVMDPALYAQQPHPYMGQSMWQSQAPQQEHSPSDS, from the coding sequence GATAGCAATGGATCATCAAGGGCATGGACAAACCCCAGTAATGGGAATGGCTGGTAGTGCAGCTCAGTTGCCATATGGGACAAACCCTTATCAACATAACCAAATGGGTGGAACCCCTACTTCCGGATCAGTAGTGACATCAGTTGGGACCATTCAGTCTCCAGGGCATCCAGCAGGGGCTCAGCTTGCACAACACCAGCTTGCTTATCAGCATATGCACCACCAGCAGCAACAGCAGCTACAGCAACAACTCCAGTCTTTCTGGGCAAATCAGCATCAAGAAATCGAGAAGGCTACTGATTTTAAGAACCATAGCCTTCCCTTGGCAAGAATCAAGAAGATCATGAAGGCAGACGAGGATGTAAGGATGATATCAGCCGAGGCACCAGTGGTATTTGCTAGGGCATGTGAAATGTTCATTTTGGAGTTAACTTTGCGCTCTTGGAATCacacagaagaaaacaaaaggagGACTCTGCAAAAGAACGATATTGCTGCAGCTATCACAAGGACTGATATCTTTGACTTTTTGGTTGACATTGTGCCAAGAGAGGATCTCAAAGATGAAGTACTCACGTCAATCCCAAGAGGAACCATGCCAGTTGGGGGGGCCTCTGACACAGTCCCTTACTACTATATGCCTGCTCAACACTCGCCTCAGGTTGGCACGCCTGGGATGATCATGGGCAAGCCTGTTATGGATCCTGCTTTATATGCCCAACAGCCTCACCCCTACATGGGTCAATCAATGTGGCAATCACAGGCACCACAGCAAGAGCATTCACCCTCAGATTCTTAG